From the genome of Neisseria lisongii, one region includes:
- a CDS encoding thiol:disulfide interchange protein DsbA/DsbL, protein MKKAAWLVLLPALAQAAVVGEDYTVLAKPIPQLQPNKVEVLEFFGYFCVHCYHLDPILLKHSRSFAPDTYLRTEHVVWQPDMLGLAKVAAAVNRSGLKYQANPAVFKAVYEQKLDLADADEFRKWATAQKTFDGKRLWVAYQQPQTATVAKNMQKLTETYQISGTPTVIVGGKYQIKFDKGFPQGMKTMDELIAKVRAERGLKTH, encoded by the coding sequence ATGAAAAAAGCAGCATGGCTGGTGCTTTTACCTGCTTTGGCTCAGGCAGCAGTGGTGGGCGAGGATTACACGGTTTTGGCAAAACCGATTCCGCAGCTTCAGCCCAATAAAGTGGAAGTGTTGGAATTTTTCGGCTATTTCTGCGTGCATTGCTACCATCTTGATCCGATTCTGTTGAAACACAGCCGCTCGTTTGCGCCCGATACCTATCTGCGCACCGAGCATGTGGTGTGGCAGCCGGATATGCTGGGCTTGGCAAAAGTAGCGGCGGCGGTGAACCGTTCGGGTCTGAAATATCAGGCGAATCCGGCGGTGTTCAAAGCGGTTTACGAACAGAAACTGGATTTGGCCGATGCTGATGAGTTCCGCAAATGGGCAACGGCACAAAAAACCTTTGACGGCAAACGCCTTTGGGTAGCCTATCAGCAGCCGCAAACGGCAACCGTTGCCAAAAATATGCAGAAGCTGACCGAAACCTACCAAATTAGCGGCACACCGACAGTGATTGTCGGCGGCAAATACCAAATCAAATTCGATAAAGGTTTCCCGCAAGGCATGAAAACGATGGACGAGCTGATTGCCAAAGTGCGTGCCGAACGGGGGTTGAAAACGCATTAA
- a CDS encoding thymidylate synthase produces the protein MKAYLDLMNHVLTHGTDKADRTGTGTRSVFGYQMRFDLSQGFPLLTTKKLHLRSIIHELLWFLKGDTNIKYLKDNNVSIWDEWADANGDLGPVYGYQWRSWPAPDGRHIDQITNLVNQIKNNPDSRRLIVSAWNPALVDEMALPPCHALFQFYVADGKLSCQLYQRSADIFLGVPFNIASYALLTMMIAQVCGLETGEFIHTFGDAHLYSNHFEQAQLQLQRACRPLPKMKLNPNVDNLLDFTFEDFELTDYDPHPHIKAAVAV, from the coding sequence ATGAAAGCCTATCTCGATTTGATGAACCATGTGCTGACGCACGGAACCGACAAAGCCGACCGCACCGGCACCGGCACCCGCTCGGTATTCGGTTATCAGATGCGCTTCGATTTAAGCCAAGGGTTTCCCCTGCTGACCACCAAAAAACTGCATCTGCGTTCGATTATTCACGAATTGCTGTGGTTTCTCAAAGGCGATACCAATATCAAATATCTGAAAGACAACAATGTTTCGATTTGGGACGAATGGGCGGACGCAAACGGCGATCTCGGGCCGGTTTACGGCTACCAGTGGCGCAGCTGGCCCGCACCCGACGGCCGCCATATCGACCAGATTACCAATTTGGTTAATCAAATCAAAAACAATCCCGATTCCCGCCGCCTGATTGTGTCGGCTTGGAATCCGGCGTTGGTAGACGAAATGGCGCTGCCGCCATGCCATGCCCTGTTTCAGTTTTATGTTGCCGACGGCAAACTTTCTTGCCAGCTTTACCAGCGCAGCGCCGATATTTTCTTAGGCGTGCCGTTCAACATCGCCAGCTATGCCCTGCTGACCATGATGATCGCCCAAGTCTGCGGCTTGGAAACGGGCGAATTTATCCATACGTTCGGCGATGCCCATTTATACAGCAACCATTTTGAACAGGCGCAGCTGCAACTTCAGCGGGCTTGCCGACCGCTGCCGAAAATGAAGCTGAATCCGAACGTTGATAATCTGCTTGACTTTACTTTTGAAGATTTCGAGCTGACCGATTACGATCCGCACCCGCATATCAAAGCGGCGGTGGCCGTCTGA
- a CDS encoding SPOR domain-containing protein: protein MNKHAQSGKGLSGFLSGLLLATAIIAGILYFLNQSSQNVFKELPQPEKPGKPEVLKPKSTAKPEAPKADTAAEQKAPQTAVEKPAESGKPAVEKADDRPSEKAAEPTPAERSEAPDTAKAEQGGRENSAAKQEAEADNAAKAAEQAATREAAKREREAAAEAERKRVQAEKAKAERLKAEKARLEKQAEAKKKARLEEQRKLEEKKAAERRAAEKQAALKKEAAQKAAKPTPEQILNAGSIEKARKAAANAQNKDTSTAASGKKVVVQMGSYGDRAAADSQRAKLALLGVQSNVAEASANGKKIYRVQSGSMSAEAAKRVQQTLQKHGVSSLTRSVQ, encoded by the coding sequence ATGAACAAACACGCACAATCCGGCAAAGGACTTTCCGGATTCTTATCAGGCCTGCTGTTGGCAACCGCCATCATCGCCGGCATTTTATATTTCCTCAACCAAAGCAGTCAGAACGTTTTTAAAGAACTACCGCAACCCGAAAAACCGGGCAAACCGGAAGTTTTGAAACCGAAAAGCACCGCCAAGCCGGAAGCGCCTAAAGCCGATACAGCAGCAGAACAGAAAGCACCGCAGACGGCGGTTGAAAAACCGGCCGAGAGCGGGAAACCGGCGGTAGAAAAAGCCGACGATAGGCCGTCTGAAAAAGCCGCCGAGCCGACACCGGCAGAACGCAGTGAAGCGCCGGACACCGCCAAAGCCGAGCAAGGCGGCCGTGAAAACAGTGCGGCCAAGCAGGAAGCCGAAGCCGATAACGCCGCCAAAGCCGCCGAACAGGCCGCCACCCGAGAAGCAGCCAAGCGGGAGCGTGAAGCCGCCGCTGAAGCCGAACGCAAACGGGTTCAGGCCGAAAAAGCCAAAGCCGAACGCCTGAAAGCCGAGAAAGCCCGTTTGGAAAAACAGGCCGAAGCCAAGAAAAAAGCCCGTTTGGAAGAACAGCGCAAACTGGAAGAGAAAAAGGCCGCCGAACGCCGTGCCGCTGAAAAACAGGCTGCTTTGAAAAAAGAAGCCGCCCAAAAAGCAGCCAAACCGACCCCTGAGCAGATTTTAAATGCCGGCAGCATTGAAAAAGCCCGCAAGGCAGCGGCCAATGCGCAAAACAAAGACACATCAACAGCGGCTTCGGGTAAAAAAGTCGTGGTGCAGATGGGTTCTTACGGCGACCGTGCCGCAGCCGACAGCCAGCGTGCCAAACTGGCGCTGTTAGGTGTGCAGTCGAATGTGGCGGAAGCGTCGGCAAACGGCAAAAAAATCTACCGTGTCCAAAGCGGCAGCATGAGTGCCGAAGCCGCCAAACGTGTGCAGCAAACCTTGCAAAAACACGGTGTCAGCAGTTTGACCCGCAGCGTTCAATAA
- a CDS encoding accessory factor UbiK family protein, translating to MFGKQLFEEIGNKLSETIANSPAKDMEKNVKAMLGSAFNRMDLVTREEFDIQQQVLIKTRTKLIELESRLARLEAALPQETAAQAETPAAEAAETAAE from the coding sequence ATGTTCGGTAAACAGTTATTTGAAGAAATCGGCAACAAATTGAGTGAAACCATTGCCAACAGCCCGGCAAAAGACATGGAAAAAAACGTCAAAGCCATGCTCGGCAGCGCCTTTAACCGCATGGATTTGGTTACCCGTGAAGAATTCGATATCCAGCAGCAGGTGCTGATTAAAACCCGTACCAAACTGATCGAACTGGAATCCCGTCTGGCACGTTTGGAAGCCGCCTTGCCGCAGGAAACCGCCGCCCAAGCCGAAACGCCGGCCGCCGAAGCAGCCGAAACCGCAGCGGAATAA
- a CDS encoding LapA family protein — translation MKIVLNVIKILVLLVFLLLAVSNTQTVSLFYLPGQPLELPLIVALFAAFVIGIVFGLFALFGRLLALRSENNRLRAEVKKTAVITEQEIRAAAPVQTVQTAEQAAKE, via the coding sequence ATGAAAATTGTATTAAATGTGATTAAAATTTTGGTATTGCTGGTATTTTTGCTGCTGGCAGTCAGCAATACGCAGACAGTTTCCCTGTTTTACTTACCGGGCCAGCCGCTTGAGTTGCCGCTGATTGTGGCGCTGTTTGCCGCTTTTGTGATCGGTATCGTATTCGGACTGTTTGCCCTGTTTGGCAGACTGCTGGCGCTGCGCAGCGAAAACAACCGCCTGCGTGCCGAAGTGAAAAAAACGGCGGTTATTACCGAGCAGGAAATCCGTGCCGCAGCGCCGGTGCAAACGGTTCAAACCGCAGAGCAGGCGGCTAAGGAATAA
- a CDS encoding undecaprenyl-diphosphate phosphatase, with translation MDILILFKALILGIIEGLTEFLPVSSTGHLIVFGDLINFHSNGKVFEIAIQLGAVLAVVFEYRRRFQQVMTGIGRDRQVNRFVVNLAVAFVPAAVVGLLFSKQIKQYLFNPLTVAAMLVLGGLFILWVEKRQSSRTPKVKTVEEMRPIDALMVGCAQICALIPGTSRSGSTIMGGMLWGIERKAATEFSFFLAVPMMIAATGYDVLKHYQLFTLQDIGLIAVGFTAAFFAGLLAVKALLKFVSSKNYVPFAYYRIAFGGLILLTWATGWVSWGE, from the coding sequence ATGGATATTTTAATCTTATTCAAAGCCCTGATTTTGGGCATTATCGAAGGTTTGACCGAATTTTTGCCGGTGTCCAGCACCGGCCATTTGATTGTGTTCGGCGATTTAATCAATTTCCACAGCAACGGCAAAGTATTTGAAATCGCCATCCAGTTGGGGGCGGTGTTGGCAGTGGTATTTGAATACCGCCGGCGTTTTCAGCAAGTGATGACCGGTATCGGCAGAGACCGTCAGGTAAATCGTTTTGTTGTCAATCTGGCGGTGGCGTTTGTTCCGGCGGCGGTGGTCGGATTGCTGTTCAGCAAACAGATTAAGCAATATCTGTTTAACCCGCTGACCGTGGCAGCAATGCTGGTTTTGGGCGGCCTGTTTATCTTGTGGGTGGAAAAACGCCAAAGCAGCCGCACGCCGAAAGTGAAGACCGTAGAAGAAATGCGTCCGATTGATGCTTTGATGGTCGGCTGCGCCCAAATCTGCGCCCTGATTCCCGGTACGTCCCGTTCCGGCAGTACAATCATGGGCGGTATGCTGTGGGGCATCGAGCGCAAAGCGGCAACTGAGTTTTCCTTTTTCCTTGCCGTGCCGATGATGATTGCGGCAACAGGTTATGATGTTTTGAAACACTACCAATTATTCACTCTGCAGGACATCGGCCTGATTGCTGTCGGCTTTACCGCCGCCTTCTTCGCCGGCCTGCTGGCAGTGAAAGCCTTGCTGAAATTCGTATCGAGCAAAAACTATGTACCGTTTGCCTATTACCGGATCGCCTTCGGCGGCCTGATTCTGCTGACTTGGGCGACAGGCTGGGTCAGCTGGGGCGAGTAG
- a CDS encoding YifB family Mg chelatase-like AAA ATPase, whose protein sequence is MSLALVYSRALSGMDAPLVEVEAHLANGLPAFNIVGLPDTEVKESRDRVRAAIIQSGFDFPAKKITVNLAPADLPKESGRFDLPIALGILAASGQIDSSKLAQYEFAGELALSGLLRPIRGSLAMAWQGGRAGRSFVLPSENAVQAAVMQGINVYGANTLAEVAAHLNGIAPLTLAQAAERPSENQVLPDLSDVKGQHTARLALEIAAAGGHSLLMVGPPGTGKSMLAQRLPGILPPLTEAEQIEAWALRSLLPQHQQDWSRQRPFRSPHHSASAVAMVGGGSDPRPGEISLAHRGVLFLDELPEFDRKVLEVLREPLENGEIHISRAAKQAVYPARFQLVAAMNPCPCGYLGHNTKPCRCTPESIARYRSKISGPLLDRIDLTIEVPSLSAAELTQQQAGESSASVLARVLAARDRQYARQGKVNADLSVTELDNAAAIEAEARNALAEMLEKLSLSARSFHRILRVARTLADLAGDETVSRRHILKAIGFRRAL, encoded by the coding sequence GTGTCGCTCGCTCTGGTTTACAGCCGCGCCCTCAGCGGTATGGACGCACCCTTGGTCGAAGTGGAAGCCCATCTTGCCAACGGCTTGCCTGCGTTCAATATCGTCGGCTTGCCCGATACCGAAGTCAAAGAAAGCCGGGATCGGGTGCGGGCGGCAATTATCCAGAGCGGCTTTGATTTTCCCGCCAAAAAAATCACCGTCAATCTCGCCCCCGCCGATTTGCCCAAAGAATCCGGCCGCTTCGATTTGCCGATTGCCTTGGGCATTTTGGCCGCTTCGGGGCAGATTGATTCAAGCAAACTGGCGCAATACGAATTTGCCGGCGAATTGGCATTGTCAGGATTGTTGAGACCGATACGGGGTTCGCTGGCCATGGCGTGGCAGGGCGGCAGAGCAGGGCGTTCGTTTGTATTGCCGTCTGAAAATGCCGTTCAGGCAGCGGTCATGCAGGGCATCAACGTGTACGGCGCAAACACTTTGGCAGAAGTAGCCGCCCATCTCAACGGCATCGCGCCGCTGACGCTTGCCCAAGCCGCCGAAAGGCCGTCTGAAAATCAGGTTTTGCCCGACTTGAGCGATGTCAAAGGCCAGCATACCGCCCGACTGGCACTGGAAATCGCCGCCGCAGGTGGCCACAGCCTGCTGATGGTCGGTCCGCCGGGTACGGGCAAATCCATGCTGGCGCAGCGTTTGCCCGGCATTTTGCCGCCGCTCACCGAAGCAGAACAGATTGAAGCATGGGCGCTGCGTTCGCTCTTGCCCCAGCACCAACAGGACTGGAGCAGGCAGCGGCCGTTCCGTTCGCCGCACCACAGCGCCAGCGCCGTGGCCATGGTCGGCGGCGGTTCCGATCCCCGACCCGGCGAGATTTCGCTGGCTCATCGGGGCGTATTGTTTTTAGACGAATTGCCCGAATTTGACCGCAAAGTGCTGGAGGTCTTGCGCGAGCCTTTGGAAAACGGCGAAATCCATATTTCCCGTGCCGCCAAACAGGCCGTCTATCCGGCACGTTTCCAACTGGTCGCCGCCATGAACCCCTGTCCGTGCGGCTATTTGGGACACAACACCAAACCGTGCCGCTGCACGCCCGAAAGCATCGCCCGCTACCGCAGCAAAATTTCAGGGCCGCTGCTCGACCGCATCGATTTAACGATAGAAGTACCGAGCTTGTCGGCGGCCGAGCTGACCCAGCAGCAGGCGGGCGAATCCAGTGCGTCGGTGTTGGCAAGAGTACTGGCGGCACGGGACAGACAATATGCAAGGCAGGGTAAAGTCAATGCCGATTTGAGCGTAACCGAGCTGGACAACGCCGCCGCCATCGAAGCCGAGGCCCGCAATGCCTTGGCGGAAATGCTGGAAAAACTCTCGCTTTCCGCCCGCAGCTTCCACCGAATCCTGCGGGTCGCCCGCACGCTGGCAGACTTGGCGGGCGATGAAACCGTCAGCCGCCGCCATATTTTGAAAGCCATCGGTTTCCGCCGGGCTTTGTAA
- the metK gene encoding methionine adenosyltransferase, whose amino-acid sequence MSEFLFTSESVSEGHPDKVADQISDAILDAILTQDPKARVAAETLVATDLCVLAGEITTSAKVDYEQVARETVRRIGYNDPALGFAADTFKLVLNYGEQSPDIAQGVNEGEGLDLEQGAGDQGLMFGYACDETPVLMPLAIYYSHRLMQRQSELRRDGRLPWLRPDAKAQITVVYDSETGKAKRIDTVVLSTQHDESVSYDELREAVIEQIIKPVLPAEMLTDDTKYLINPTGKFIIGGPQGDCGLTGRKIIVDTYGGAAPHGGGAFSGKDPSKVDRSAAYACRYVAKNIVAAGLASQCQIQVSYAIGIAQPTSISIDTFGTGKISEEKLIQIVREHFDLRPKGIVKMLDLLHPRYQKSAAYGHFGREEPEFTWERTDKAAALKAAAGL is encoded by the coding sequence ATGAGCGAATTTCTGTTTACCTCTGAATCAGTATCCGAAGGCCATCCGGACAAAGTGGCGGATCAGATTTCCGATGCAATTTTGGATGCGATTTTGACGCAGGACCCGAAAGCCCGTGTGGCGGCGGAAACCTTGGTAGCAACCGATTTGTGCGTGCTGGCGGGCGAAATTACCACCAGCGCCAAAGTGGATTACGAACAAGTGGCACGGGAAACCGTGCGCCGTATCGGCTACAACGATCCGGCGCTGGGCTTTGCCGCCGATACTTTCAAATTGGTGCTGAACTACGGTGAGCAGTCGCCCGACATCGCCCAAGGTGTGAACGAAGGCGAAGGTTTGGATTTGGAACAGGGTGCGGGCGACCAAGGTCTGATGTTCGGCTATGCCTGCGATGAAACGCCGGTATTGATGCCGCTGGCGATTTATTACAGCCACCGCCTGATGCAGCGTCAAAGCGAGTTGCGCCGGGACGGCCGTTTACCTTGGCTGCGTCCCGATGCCAAAGCGCAGATTACCGTGGTGTACGACAGCGAAACCGGCAAAGCCAAACGCATCGATACTGTGGTATTGTCTACCCAGCATGATGAAAGCGTATCGTATGACGAATTGCGGGAAGCCGTTATCGAGCAGATTATCAAACCGGTTTTGCCTGCGGAAATGCTGACCGACGACACCAAATATCTGATTAACCCGACCGGCAAATTCATCATCGGCGGCCCGCAGGGCGACTGCGGTCTGACCGGCCGTAAAATCATTGTCGATACCTACGGCGGCGCAGCGCCGCACGGTGGCGGCGCATTCTCAGGCAAAGACCCGTCTAAAGTGGACCGTTCCGCCGCCTATGCCTGTCGCTATGTGGCGAAAAACATTGTGGCCGCCGGTTTGGCAAGCCAATGCCAGATTCAGGTTTCCTACGCCATCGGCATTGCCCAACCGACTTCGATTTCCATCGATACTTTCGGTACGGGCAAAATCAGCGAAGAAAAACTGATTCAGATTGTGCGCGAACATTTTGACCTGCGCCCGAAAGGCATCGTGAAAATGCTCGACCTGCTGCACCCGCGTTACCAAAAATCCGCCGCCTACGGCCATTTCGGCCGGGAAGAACCGGAATTTACTTGGGAACGCACCGATAAAGCCGCTGCATTGAAAGCCGCCGCCGGTCTGTAA
- the ilvE gene encoding branched-chain-amino-acid transaminase — protein sequence MSRPVPAVFGSVFHAQMPVIAFQDGAWQPVRWQSSQDLTLPAGAHALHYGSECFEGLKAFRQANGKIVMFRPTENIKRMQQSAEILSLPKPETEPFLAALVELVKRAADEIPDAPASLYLRPTLIGTDPVIGKAGAPSETALLYILASPVGDYFKAGSPVKILVETEHIRCAPHMGRVKCGGNYASAMPWILKAKAEHGASQVLFCPNGDVQETGASNFMVINGDEIVTKPLTDEFLHGVTRQSVLTVAADLGYRISERNFTVDELKAMVENGAEAILTGTAAVISPITSFVIDGKEIEVKSQERGYAIRKAVTDIQFGLAEDKYGWLVEVC from the coding sequence ATGAGCAGACCCGTTCCCGCCGTATTCGGCAGCGTATTTCATGCCCAAATGCCCGTTATCGCTTTCCAAGACGGCGCATGGCAGCCGGTTCGCTGGCAATCTTCCCAAGACCTGACTCTGCCCGCCGGCGCACACGCCCTGCACTACGGCAGCGAATGTTTTGAAGGCTTGAAAGCCTTCCGTCAGGCAAACGGCAAAATCGTGATGTTCCGCCCGACCGAAAACATCAAACGTATGCAGCAAAGCGCCGAAATCCTGTCGCTGCCGAAACCGGAAACCGAGCCGTTTTTAGCCGCCTTGGTCGAACTGGTCAAACGTGCCGCCGACGAAATCCCCGATGCGCCCGCCTCGCTCTATCTGCGCCCGACCTTAATCGGCACTGATCCGGTTATCGGCAAAGCCGGTGCGCCGTCTGAAACTGCCCTGCTGTATATTCTCGCCTCCCCTGTCGGCGATTATTTCAAAGCCGGTTCGCCGGTCAAAATTCTGGTGGAAACCGAACATATCCGCTGCGCACCGCACATGGGTCGGGTGAAATGCGGCGGCAACTACGCTTCCGCCATGCCGTGGATTTTGAAAGCCAAAGCCGAACACGGTGCCAGCCAAGTATTGTTCTGCCCGAACGGCGACGTTCAGGAAACCGGTGCATCAAACTTTATGGTGATTAACGGCGACGAAATCGTTACCAAACCGCTGACTGACGAGTTTTTGCACGGCGTTACCCGCCAATCCGTTTTAACCGTTGCCGCCGATTTGGGCTACCGCATCAGCGAACGCAACTTCACCGTGGACGAACTGAAAGCCATGGTTGAAAACGGCGCAGAAGCCATCTTAACCGGCACCGCCGCCGTGATTTCGCCGATTACCTCGTTTGTGATTGACGGCAAAGAAATCGAAGTCAAAAGCCAAGAGCGCGGCTATGCCATCCGCAAAGCCGTTACCGACATCCAATTCGGTTTGGCGGAAGACAAATACGGCTGGCTGGTTGAAGTCTGCTGA
- the lapB gene encoding lipopolysaccharide assembly protein LapB, giving the protein MENELWFFLLPVILLPVFFAMGWFAARVDMKTVLKQAKSIPSGFYRSLDALVDHNSGRAARELAEVIDQQPQSYDLNLTLGKLYRQRGENDKAISMHKALLDSPDTVHEKREQVLFELAQNYQSAGLVDRAEQIFLSLLEGDMARQACQHLMSIYQQDRDWEKAIDMAQRLNKDDQTYQFEIAQFYCELAQAALFKSNFDVARYHVGKALEANKKCTRANMILGDIEYRQGNFAAAVDAYSAIEQQNHAYLTMVGEKLYEAYAAQDKREEGLNQLFGYMKTFPDLNLIDVIYEKALLLKGESEAAQLALELVRQKPDLGGVYRLLGLKLSDMNPTWKADADMMRSVIGRQLQKAVMHRCRNCHFKSQAFFWLCPACNKWETFTANKIEV; this is encoded by the coding sequence ATGGAAAACGAATTATGGTTTTTTCTGCTTCCGGTGATTCTGTTGCCGGTGTTTTTCGCCATGGGCTGGTTTGCCGCACGAGTGGACATGAAAACCGTGTTGAAACAGGCGAAAAGCATTCCCAGCGGCTTTTACCGCAGCTTGGATGCGCTGGTTGATCACAACAGCGGCCGTGCCGCACGGGAACTGGCGGAAGTGATTGACCAGCAGCCTCAGTCTTACGATTTAAACCTGACTTTGGGCAAACTCTACCGCCAGCGTGGGGAAAACGACAAAGCCATCAGTATGCACAAAGCCCTGCTCGATTCGCCGGATACCGTGCATGAAAAGCGGGAACAGGTATTGTTTGAGCTGGCGCAAAACTACCAAAGCGCCGGATTGGTCGATCGTGCCGAACAAATTTTTCTCAGCCTGCTCGAAGGCGATATGGCACGCCAAGCCTGCCAGCATTTGATGAGCATTTACCAGCAGGATAGAGACTGGGAAAAAGCCATCGACATGGCGCAGCGGCTGAATAAAGACGATCAGACTTATCAGTTTGAAATTGCACAATTTTATTGCGAATTGGCGCAAGCGGCGCTGTTTAAATCCAATTTCGATGTGGCACGTTACCATGTCGGCAAAGCATTGGAAGCCAACAAAAAATGCACCCGTGCCAATATGATTTTGGGCGACATCGAATACCGTCAGGGCAATTTCGCTGCAGCGGTGGACGCATACAGCGCCATCGAACAGCAAAACCATGCCTATCTGACCATGGTGGGCGAAAAATTATACGAAGCCTACGCCGCACAAGATAAGCGGGAAGAGGGTTTGAACCAGTTGTTCGGTTATATGAAAACCTTTCCCGATCTCAATCTGATAGACGTGATTTACGAAAAAGCCCTGCTGCTCAAGGGCGAGAGCGAAGCAGCGCAGCTGGCCTTGGAACTGGTGCGGCAAAAACCCGACTTGGGCGGCGTGTACCGCCTGCTCGGTTTGAAACTCAGTGATATGAATCCGACGTGGAAAGCCGATGCCGATATGATGCGCTCGGTGATCGGCCGCCAACTGCAAAAAGCCGTGATGCACCGTTGCCGCAACTGCCATTTCAAATCGCAGGCATTTTTCTGGCTCTGCCCGGCGTGCAATAAATGGGAAACGTTTACGGCAAATAAAATCGAGGTTTGA
- a CDS encoding zinc-finger domain-containing protein, whose product MPNTSQPVVITPKDLPLYCSGPNHETWNGHPRVFLPIESNGETACPYCGTVYRLDGEIPHHHS is encoded by the coding sequence ATGCCAAACACCAGCCAACCGGTGGTGATTACACCGAAAGACCTACCTTTATACTGCTCCGGCCCGAATCATGAAACGTGGAACGGCCACCCAAGAGTGTTTCTGCCGATTGAATCCAACGGCGAAACCGCCTGCCCGTATTGCGGCACGGTTTACCGTTTGGACGGGGAAATTCCGCACCATCATTCTTAA